A single Numenius arquata chromosome 1, bNumArq3.hap1.1, whole genome shotgun sequence DNA region contains:
- the XG gene encoding glycoprotein Xg — protein MGKFRSTLLCLAFLLVHVQGQRDFDLADALDHPDDIITRRPTVIRKPTRPVLNNDLHLGDALGGGDIPRQPLYPPLPPRPGSHSNSGGFDDSDLLDGKPLPPHIAGEEEHHFNHGGNTDSGLIAGVTSPIISAFVILVVGSIAAYSAYKNKKLCFKPHGGATV, from the exons ATGGGGAAATTCAGAAGTACCCTCTTGTGCCTTGCCTTTCTTCTAGTCCATGTGCAAG GTCAACGTGATTTTGATTTAGCTGATGCTCTTGATCACCCAG ACGACATAATCACCAGGAGACCTACAGTGATCAGAAAACCAACAAGGCCTGTGTTGA ACAATGATCTGCATTTAGGAGATGCTCTTGGTGGGG GTGACATCCCAAGACAACCTTTATACCCACCTCTTCCACCACGACCGGGAAGCCATAGTAATTCTG GAGGTTTTGATGACTCAGATCTCCTTGATGGGAAGCCTCTACCACCACACATAGCAG GAGAAGAGGAGCATCATTTCAATCATGGAGGAAACACAG ATTCAGGATTAATAGCTGGAGTTACATCTCCTATAATTTCTGCTTTCGTAATACTAGTTGTTGGATCGATAGCGGCCTACTCTGCTTATAAGAACAAGAAACTTTGCTTCAAACCACATG GTGGGGCTACAGTGTAA